In Anopheles bellator chromosome 2, idAnoBellAS_SP24_06.2, whole genome shotgun sequence, the genomic stretch AAATCATGTCCAACCATGTTGAAAAGAAAGGAAGCTTTGAGGGAGTTAAATAGGGGTGTTAGTTAGGATGGGCTTTAAACCTTAACCCTtaatactaggctgttcaataagttcgtagcctcgatcagaaaacacattttttatggTACGATGTACACTTTCGTAatcagtatggccttcctgaacatcgaTACACTagttccaacgagactccaacgtataaattccatccctgaagtgagaaactggaagggcttcgaAATACGCTTCcattgatgaaaaacgcttttcacgcacgaTTTTTTgagtctgaaaacagatgaaagtcactaggggccaaatctgatgaacacggtggatactccaacaattcgaagtttaattcatggatttttgccattttcaaaatgctctgAGTGACAGAgtgcattgtcctgaagaaaacgcacatttttcttctgcaaaccgggtcttttcctacgatttttttgtttcagttaGTCTGAAAGgttataacaataatcaaaattcTTTTTGTACTAGTTGCCAAGTCAAGTTGTAGTAGCTGACAAACTTCCATACGCATTCCAAAAAAACGGATGCTAATATCTTCCTGGCCGATTCCAGGAGCCGAACTAGTTTCGGAGACGAAGAACCGACTTCACTCTTTAcccttttgttttgatccaAAATCATGGTGATAAATTCAAGTTTCAGTGttgattcaatgcacaaaattcactttatcttttcgaaaaagctcaaaatgttcCCTAGaaacttgcattcgaatgcgctTTTGTTCCATTATTAGCGAATGCGTCACCCATTTTACAAACAGCTTTTAGAAACCCAAAGCTTCCctcaaaatattggttatactgctcaatgaggcattatactaaatctcttttagtgattcgacaattttccaatacgatatcctgtaatTTTTCTACGATCTCAGgcgttgtgtctgtttttagGCGTTTTTGACATGCATCGTCTTGAGGACgagtacgaccacgtttgaaTTCAGAAACATCCCTTTGAGGAATTGAGGACGAAGAattcttatacactttcaacattcgtcatTAATTTCCTTTAccttaaaaaataaaaattctatCCCCTctcgatacttgattttttccgttgtaaaaattaCTGTGAcgtgtcgatactaaatggcttgtaaaaaaaaattactgatcgattgaaatgaaactttacatacgttcatttgaagagtatACCAACATAACTCAAAAAAATAGCCTCGTAGCAATACTCTCTGTTATTTAGAgtacgaacttattgaacaacctagcataaaacaaatcgaTAACAATTGGTCGAATTAAGCGGAAGAAATAGCCGGAAATGTTGAAGGTTAGTTACAAAACCCAATTACGaaaaggtttgtttttgaGCGAAGATACGATGTTCCAATTTGCAAAACTGGCCAAGAAAATACTAAACTATCCAAAGAATGTCAAAATAGTTATCTTTGCAAAACTATCCAACCATTGCACGTGATCAAAGTGCCAGGCTCATTGAAGAAAATCATTGATTGCTTTGATCGACCATAAGCTTGTTGGCGTGATTTGACAGATagattttaaaaacaaatttatgtttgCCATAAATACATCAACCGTCTTAAAGGACAGTAAAACTGTGTTGCTAATAAATAGGAACAGAATATTCTTTCCCATAATCCACAGTGTTATATTTTCTGTCAGTTCTGTTTCATACTTACTGAAGCATGGTTACAAGTATGTGATCTGGAGTAGCTCCACTAAATAAGTTTCGTTCTGCAGCTTCTTACCACACACGTCGACCATCGTTCGTCATGGCGGTAATCGGTAGGAAAAGTTTCCGTTCCGAATTACGTGGAAATTGGCAGCCAATCTCGTGTCATTTTCCGGGCTGATTATATGCCACTTGCGGACGGGATGCCGCACCGTTTGGGAATAATTACCTCCCGCTCGTTGGGCCACGGAGATAATTACAGCGTTAAAATAGCGAGATAAAGGTCGCTCGACGGAGCGACACGGCGGTTCGAAATGATTCTCCCGACGAGTGCCGTTTCGGTCACTAAATGATTCTCGGGTATCGGGCCGGCGACACAAAGTTTGCCCCTCATTTCACGGTTTACTGAGTTTGAAATGGCTTCCGGTAGCGGCGCAGACGAGCGCACATCCTGCAGccacaggcacacacgcgTTCATGGCCTACTGACCAAGCTTGAGGTTTTCGTTGCATTGCAAAAACACGAACCGGGCGACtagatggaggcgcctggtgccttCAGCCTCTCGGCCGTGATTAATGAAGAACGTTCAAGGGTCGGCCCGTCTTTTTGTCCAACTCCTTGGTCCCCGGCGAAATTAGCATTCCGCCCTTCCGCTCCCGCTTCTGCTGACCGCGAAAACATACCGGTCCACTCTCCAGAGGACTTGAAAAAACCATCGGGAAAAGGAGGCAAAAAGTGCCACGCAGAAAGAGTCGTTTCGTGACACAGTGTCGATGATGTCGACTGGTACAATCGAACTGTCACTGACAGCCGCCGGATGCTGTAATCGACAGCCGGTGGCAGAGGGCTTGCtgccaccggacggacggatgaaGTCAGTTCTGTTCGCGAGTTTTCTGCCCGGTGGCCTTTTGccaaagaaaatatttgtctttcagtgccttttttgtgtgtggccTATGCAGTGTACGAACTAGCACCGGTCAACCATTTTATGACACGTGTGTGAAACAAGAAGCGAAAACCTGCAGCTGATATGTGGGATGTAAAATAATCAGGTTTCAGTTTGTCGCTGGACAATCCTTTTTGTGGGTTTCGGCCGGAGGTTGTATGTTTAGGCTCGCATGTGTTTTCACAGGCACGTATACgaagaattgaattttttttagcACCGTGTCATGTCCGGATGCAGTGCGACCTGCCGAAAGAAGCAGCATGGAAGACATGATATGctataaaaaattattttgctaAGTCTTGGCCCTATTctcttaaaatagaaaaacgcCTCGATAAGCTCTCCAAATAATAATATAACATTTCTATGGCTTTTTTTATTGAGCCTAAGTTATTGAATGTTGTATTACTACTATTAATTAGTATTAGTTGTCAATGTCGTGTTATTAAATGTGCTTGATTAtaccaaagttgaaaattTTTAACTCTTTaaaggaaatttaaatattctttAGTGATCTTGTTATTAACATGTCATAATGCAACAATTTTACAAAGAAATGGTAACGACTTTCCCTTATCTAAAACATAGTTTGTAAACTCTACTCATTCGTCAGATAGATTTAAATTCTATAAGTTTATGCAGGGTGCATAATCACGACAGGGAATATTAAAAAGTTAGACAACTCCGCTCCGTTTTTCAGTCAATTTTGGCAAATGAGCAAGATTTATTTAGGatatagaatgccgtttattgataattttctcAAAATACAATACCGATCAAATGATTGCCTCCATTAAATACACAAAAAGACAGAAGAAATTCGGCAACAATAAGCACGCATAGTTTTCTCAGttaaatgattattttaagTGTGGAACAACCTCACTTTTTAGTGTAAATTGATTTAGAAATAAAACGGCATAGAATAGCATTTCAAAATCTGGTTGATTTGTAAAAATCCACTGACAGGTGGCgaagttattcaacatttaaatatcccTTGTCGTGATTACGCACCCTGTACGTTGGCTAACTTTTAACTAAATTTTATATAAAACAAGTTTAAGAGATAAACTCTTCATCAATAGTAAACGCCTTTTCCATAATAACATCAGGATGTGAAGGGCGTGTAATAGTTGATAAAAAATGTTGGGGCCAAAAATACTGCAATACTTTCTGATGTTTTATGTATCCGCAAATACAATGGTTTGAAGTAGTTATCTTaaagaaagcaataaaaactcTGGTACGCGAGTTTGTCTTTGCTCGCACGATGCTAAAGAAAAACACGAAGCGTGATGGTTTTGCTGCGGAAACTAGTCATCGGATGCCCGCACACTTCCGTTGCATTATTTACCATCACGAACGGGGGCCAGGGATAAGGACAATCTTGTTTCACAATCTGCCCCCGGCGGGCCGGTTTTGCAACGCTTACAGCTGATAAATATTAATCTTAACTTTTTCCGCGGATCAGCCGGCCGGGACGAGGACAGAATGTTCAATCCATCGCCCGGTGGGGTCGATGATGATATCGCCTTTCCTGCGCGCAGATCTCAAGACACGGCCCTTAGGGCATTCCTTCAAACCCCTTGGGGAAGGTGCTaattgtatttcattttcataacaCTTGGCCGTGCGGTTTTGCCTATTTACAGCCCCGTTTGACCGAAAGCGTTCGTAGCGCACCGTGAGCAACGTGACCGCCAAGGACAGCCCAGGGAGCTCGTCCTGCCACAGGTGCCAACAGCCACCGTCTTCTGCCCGGCCGTTCCCGTGAGTTGCAATGGCTGCATCGGCGACATTCTCGCGACAGGTCCTGTTCGCCCTGGCACTGCTGTGCGTCCTAAAGCTGGGCGCTGCTCGACCGCAAAATGCAATCGATAATCAGGTAAGCTGCTTGTGGTTAGCTCGGGAGCTTATTGGCCGGGCCAAACCAGCGAACCCATCCAGCGGTTACACACTGggcagtcggtcggtctattgtttttcaatttgtccCCTTTTATTGTGATCCGTCGAGAACCGCTCGAATGTAACGTGTAACGATTGTTGACTCTCAtgttatgtttcaatttcactgcGACAAACTTGCCAATTTAGTTGCGTGGTGGCCAAcgtccttttttatgctttaccTCGGACCTTTTAAACTATCGTCTGGCACGTGATGCCCATTTTTGCTTTGAGTGCCACGGCACGGTCAACCAGCTGTTGTGGGCCCATCGAACGCACCGATGTCAGGCCACATTCCGAGCACAGCGCCCTGGCAATCAGTATGGAAAGGAGGTAGAAATTGGCCGACAAGTCCCACAGGATGCACCTCGTTGCTCCAATCGGGCACAAATGCTTGCAGTTTGCGTTCTTCGGAAGATGGTCCAGGGGCTTCGGTTCCACCGTTCGTGGTGATTTATCGCGTTTAGCCGGCGTATGTCGCCGAAGCCGAGAGCTAACGCGATGTGAATCGCATTTTTCTGCTTCCCTTGCCGTCACGCGCAACAGGTAGGACAAGAAAAGCTTTTATCTTGTCGACAGATATTATCGGGGATCTTTGGACAGAATATGTAGGTTTTTcaggatcagcagcagcagaaagtgTGGGTAATATTTGTGGAATAAAACGAATCTCCATTCCGGCGACATTCAAAGCAGTTTAGGAGGGTCCTATCGAATGTTTGTCGAGAAACGAATAGAATCGAAACTTCAAAGGAGAGCTCTATCAATCCCTTGTAGAGTTTTTGGAGTTTgttaaattgaattacttattacaattattatcgaatcgaaactccatctttaaatttgtttttaattaaagaaaaaggCCATGTTATCGAGTAAAGTAATAACAGTAAAGGCAAAACCTGCTAAATTTTCCCAAATGTTATTTCCAACTGTTGTTTGGAGTTAGTTTGAAACCTCCGACCTTACAATATGGGTGGAGCAAACTTAAAAACAACCATCATTTgttaataatgtattatttatttagtaaaACAAAGATTTGTTCTTTCGACTAGAAACTCGAACCCGATACcacaatcattttttttaatcttagaagaaaGAACCAGGTTGTATTTATATgaggctggggaaaaagtaatccattatttttgggtgaaattcaaaactttaatTAAGATGCTTCCGATGTTAcgatttacgtcaaatatgcaccgttttgttggaaaatttgttgtcttttcAGAAGCAGGCTCATGTCTCTCTTGTGGTTAGTTTTGgttgttggtgaaaaactGTAGCAATCTTTTTCacaatcatttttcatttcaatttcatttttcttccggaTTCGTTTCTGGTTAACCGCTAGCTAAAATGGTCCAATcgttgacagtagagatcgGAAGTCAGTGTTTGTCcttacggaagcaactcatcaTAAACGGTTCCTTTCAAGTTCCACCATATACCatagtggaaaagaaaatttcacGTAATTCGCTTTTACAGTATCGATATCATTAGCACCATTCACAATGTCAGGGGCCTAGCTTCAATTTTCGCCATTGTCAAAGAAAAACGGTTAAATGTACTTATTTTTCCGTTAGTTGACTTCCATAGTTAACAGCTGAAagaacagtgaaagcatttgCAAGCAAAACAAGTATGAAGTATTAGCtttaaacttgaaactgtacaatcgatacttcacgagatatcgatccCTAAGGGCATCTATCTCGAAattaatggattactttttcctcaGCCTTACATTTATTTACTGAACAGTTTTTAAAAAGCTTTATCTGCTCGAAagctaaacataaacaatCGAAGCGTTTGCCTCTGGCGTCTGCTAATGATTGATATTTCTTGACTGTTTTGTATGCCTCCAAGTGGTTGGATTGATGTCAATTAACTAAAATCCAAACCAGCAAACCGTTGTCCCCGGGCACACCGGTAGTCCGGGTCCACGGATTATTTCCCCGCGTTTGATGAGTTTGGATGTCTTTTACACCGGATGAAATTCTAGTCACCTGAATTCATTTGACGGATTGCGCACTTAAACGAGTTCATCTTAAATTGGATTCACAAATTAATCGTGAGACGTAGGTGTCTGGCGTGTGGCACAATCCGTTTCCATCCCTCTTCGGGAAGCCTTCACAGCTTTCGAGTCGCGTTCGGTGTTTGACAAATTAAGAAAACCCTCCTGAAAGATGAACCACGGCCTGGGCCACACCATTTTCTCAAGGTTCTCGACGCCTGGCCTGGCTCGTCTTCCGACCCGGACGATGACAAATGGGGACGATTATTATGTAGACCGGCTCCCACTAGCACCGGTATTTAAAacctgccgatgccgatgttttcttttcaaaggATCTGCCCGAGATAAACCCGAGCGAACTGCGGAAGCTGTACTCGAACTACAACTCGTACGTCTCGAACCAGCTGGACAACTATGGACTGGATCCGTTGCAGCTGCAACTGTTGGCCCAGTACGCCCAGAGCAAGTAAGTTCTCGCCACGCCGCCGTTGTCCGTTTAaggtttgtggttttatttCCCTGTTCCCCGGTTTCTAGTGCCatcagtggcggtggcggtggcggatggGACCAGCTGTACCGGGCGCCGGAAATGAAGCGCCAAATTCGGTACCGCCAGTGCTACTTTAATCCCATCTCCTGCTTCAAGAAGTAAGCGTTCCGGCCCCCTATTCTAGGAAGTAAGATCGCGAGCGGTGTGTTTGAGAATGCTGCGtaacgtcggtggcggtggtccggACTGTCCCCAGCGGGTCCTTCACATTTCCACCCCGCCATCAATGCCCCCCTCCTAGCACCCGGGGGGGAAATACCGGGAACCCAACCTCCTCCCCGATCTCCGaagatgctgctggtgggtttGCCGAGGCTGAGCCTGCTGGTGACTGGAAGGATGCGGAAGGATCCGTCATATTTGTGGATTAGAACAAAAAACACTATAAGCACAAGAGagaaaaattatcaaaaaaaaaacacaaaaaacattcCTAGCAAAAACCCACATACACGTATAtttgcgtgagtgtgtgttaAGTCTTCTCCGGCGATCGGTTGCTGCTAGCCTAGTATTGGATGTGGACAGGGACTGGACGTTTATTTGCATGTTTAAACGCAAACCGAACATATTTTATTGGGACTGCGCGcattttgtgtgcgtgttcgagCAGGAAACATAAAgaaatcataatcataatgCGCCCAGCACGACGACCGCGCATCCCAAAGCCCTATTGCCATGTTTCTCACCTCACTGTGAACCATTGGAAAATACAATGAATGAATGTACTAACCCGTAACTGTTACCTAGTTGTCTCTTGCGAAAACCGAGCGGTGACCAATGCTTACCATTTTCTCCTCGTTCTCCTCGTTCGGCGACGGAAAAGGATCAGACGGACAAGTCAGGATGATTGAAAGCGATCCCTACATAACCCTATGAGCGTGGTGACGGCTCACGTTTCGAAGCGGAAGCCGAGCTTCCAGAAAGTTAGGAATCAAACTATAATCGCACACATGCATACACACAGAAAGCATGATCGAACGacgcgaccgaccggaccgacaGGATCTTTTGAATTCCCGAGAGCACAAGCATTTATGTTGCATGCCGCAGACACATATATTTATCGCAAATCTCAATAAACTAGAACTGCTGTAAAAAGGACGTGAAGTATGAGTTGGTACaggacgaaacaaaaacaaacacgggTTGTATTTACTACTTACTGTTGTCCTGTTTTCCCGCCTATGGCTTGTAGTGGAACTGCGGAGAAATCAATCAGTGTGTCGGGTAAGTATTCGAGAGTCGTGATCGTGAGAATGGCATTTCTTTACACACTTGATCTTCGAGCAACGTCAGCACTCGTTCGGTACTTGAAACTCGATAGCTCCTTACCGTATTGAGCCAAATCAACTTGCGGCTGATTCGAGGTTTTTCGTGGAGCCCTGCGTACGTCATATTTTCACTGAACTACTGTACTTGTTTCCCAAACAACGTCACGAAGGCGATGTTTGGACAAGTCTCTAGGCCCTCCGGTGCCCCGGAGAAAAGGCCAAAGCTTCACCGTGCATAATTCATCCCACGTTCGTCACGGGTTAGCCTCGGTGAAGTTTTGGCACACATTTTGCCAGCGGAAGCCAGCGGATGTTACGGGACGGAGAATAAGCATTAGAAAATCTTACCCTGGCGTACGAGATTGTCCCTATCAAAGGAAAACTGTGACGTCGTACCAAGAGGGGCGATGAAACGGAACGCTCCACCCTTCGATACAGGTGTTGATGAAATTTTTGCACCGACAACGTTAACAAAGCGATAACGAGCGTGTCACGGGGCGAGGGAGATGGGACGCGCTCCAGACGGCGTGTCTGgtgaatgcaaatatttgcccatcGCATCTTCAAACGGCCCGACGGCGTTTGATAGGCTGATGCGAAGTCAGGATCCGGTCAGGTCCGGTAAGATTGTTGGTGTCACGAGAGCTTGCCACGGTTCTtgaaaccgtttttttttcgcaattcGAAAACCTCGCGACTCTTTCAGTCGCAGTTCGTTGAAACGGCCTTAGACGGCAAGCAATCGATCGGCATGCGATGCGAGATAAATGTTACTTTTGATTAAGGACGGTCGATAGGATGAAAATTTTTCTTTAGTCAATCAAAGTAAATAATTGCTTTGACAGGCTTAacaaattttgttaaattaagTGGGGTCTTTTCACGTACTCCAAGGATCATGGATGGTTTTACATGCTTTCAATGGTTGGCTGGTGTGGAGAACGATGTTGATAGTTCAAAACCAAGATAGTTCACGAGGTGCTGCCTTACTACTTCTGGCTATCCTGTTGTAAGGTGATATCTTCAACGATAAGGCTTGTTGCTTCTTGAaagattttttcttttttcaagcTTACGAGTCCCCATGACCTGGAAAGACCATCAACTAGTAAGTTTCATCAATGAGATCCCTGGAGCATAATGCCTTGCgtaatttgtttcctaatgTTGATTTGGACCCCATATAGCAAAGAATTTCAAGAACTCATTTGGCTAATGGAGGAGGTTCAAAGGGTTTGTGGAGGATATATTTGctatttttttatcaatacgttttggtgttgatttcttgcgCCCATGATCTTTACTATGATGAACACGATCTTCGTTTTCATAACCCTTGATTATTAAGATTTAGTGGAACGGCCTAATGTCTTGGGAATTCTTCACCGTGCGTTTTTCAGTCtgaattttgcattttgaatatgaaaacattaaaaaaaatcccgtcATTATGGTTCATAAGtaacaaaatgtaaatttgtttattatcctgcaaaacgaagaaaattaagaaaattggTATGAAATAGTGGAATCTATGAGCTTCCAAATTCAACTGAACTTGCTTTCGCGGTGCTCAAATTCACAAACGAACCCCTTCACAATTCGTCTACGaggttaaataaaaatatcatgTAATCCTTAGAATTTTACCCTGTTCCCGTCATCCAATGGGTGACAGACTCACCGTCCTTCCGCACTTTCTTCCTACCAGGTTTTATATTCTCCATTATCGATATCGATATATCAATTTTTCTCCAAACCAATCGGtatgaaattttgcacagcgtagttttgtgacaccAGAAAGTGAATACAGAA encodes the following:
- the LOC131210098 gene encoding uncharacterized protein LOC131210098: MAASATFSRQVLFALALLCVLKLGAARPQNAIDNQDLPEINPSELRKLYSNYNSYVSNQLDNYGLDPLQLQLLAQYAQSNAISGGGGGGWDQLYRAPEMKRQIRYRQCYFNPISCFKK